A window from Cydia strobilella chromosome 9, ilCydStro3.1, whole genome shotgun sequence encodes these proteins:
- the LOC134744235 gene encoding lysophospholipid acyltransferase 7-like, whose translation MWAFLAKNKNDIIYLSLLLFSVAIGPYYRSINSINAKKWAGTGLGILLIIIVSGYNAVHPIFSALLGILAIKLATVKYCHVVTFFLMFGYLFFFRLSDKFGFPLPSGQTNLIEMIIVLRVVGVAFEMNGSWLAVGKAKKKNEENKSEVKETDKDDEFLEIINPNLEDLFHYSFTYVGLLTGPYYRYRTFDDYFNLPYSKYADCRGATINTLKMVPLYIFLYLAMSNIWPLEYVLTEEHNNRNFIYRMMYPWVLFAAFRQRIYSGMTLAESVCTSAGVGAYPVEGRNRTGHGPTVGYLKLKQMTEEEAKKAQYDFKTMDSMDVWGCETVETLRDSMKVWNKPVQYWVAMVVYKRFPVKPLKIHAALFVSVIWHGFHAGYFFCIYACSFYLMAEDIYYKLYYKEATGMKKKIIGFVMWFLRSHSESYQGAAFLLLTFDRIWIYYSSMYHYWYGVWLAFLLLGIVLNKTQKRKLKKLQEKSDNSI comes from the exons ATGTGGGCCTTTTTGGCTAAGAAcaaaaatgatattatttatttatcgcttCTATTGTTCAGTGTTGCGATAGGACCGTATTATCGGTccattaattcaataaatgcAAAAAAGTGGGCTGGAACTGGACTTGGAATTCTGCTCATTATTATTGTATCGGGATATAATGCTGTACATCCTATTTTCTCAGCTCTTCTTGGAATTTTAGCTATTAAACTGGCGACCGTAAA atattgTCATGTGGTCACATTCTTCCTCATGTTTGGCTACCTGTTTTTCTTCAGGCTATCTGATAAATTTGGTTTCCCATTACCATCAGGACAAACCAATCTCATTGAGATGATAATTGTTCTTAGAGTTGTGGGAGTAGCATTTGAAATGAACGGGTCTTGGTTAGCGGTGGGAAAGGCTAAGAAAAAGAACGAAGAAAATAAAAGTGAAGTAAAGGAGACAGACAAGGATGATGAATTTTTGGAAATAATTAACCCTAATCTTGAAGACTTATTTCATTATTCATTTACCTATGTTGGGTTGCTTACAG GTCCTTACTACAGATACAGGACTTTTGATGACTATTTTAACTTGCCCTACAGCAAGTATGCAGATTGCCGGGGCGCCACAATTAACACACTGAAGATGGTGCCTTTGTACATATTCTTGTACCTGGCTATGTCCAACATCTGGCCATTAGAG tATGTCCTAACTGAAGAGCACAATAACCGAAACTTCATCTACCGTATGATGTATCCATGGGTTCTGTTCGCCGCGTTCCGCCAACGCATCTACTCCGGCATGACACTGGCGGAGAGTGTGTGTACGTCAGCTGGCGTCGGGGCGTATCCTGTGGAAGGCAGGAATAGGACCGGACATGGACCTACTGTTGGATATTTGAAGCTCAAACAAAT gACCGAGGAAGAGGCAAAAAAAGCTCAATATGATTTCAAAACCATGGATTCTATGGATGTATGGGGCTGTGAGACCGTGGAGACACTGCGAGACTCCATGAAGGTTTGGAACAAGCCTGTGCAGTACTGGGTCGCTATGGTTGTCTACAAGAGGTTCCCTGTTAAACCTCTCAA GATTCATGCAGCGCTGTTTGTGTCTGTGATATGGCATGGATTCCATGCTGGGTATTTTTTCTGCATTTATGCTTGCTCCTTTTATTTGATGGCCGAAGATATTTACTACAAGCTGTACTACAAGGAAGCCACTGGAATG aaaAAGAAGATAATTGGATTTGTGATGTGGTTCTTAAGGTCCCACTCCGAGTCATATCAAGGGGCCGCTTTCCTTCTGCTCACCTTTGATCGAATCTGGATATACTATTCATCTATGTACCACTACTGGTATGGAGTGTGGCTCGCATTCCTTTTACTGGGTATTGTTTTGAATAAAACACAAAAGCGTAAACTCAAGAAACTACAAGAGAAATCAGACAATAGTATATAG